The following proteins come from a genomic window of Vallitaleaceae bacterium 9-2:
- a CDS encoding DNA translocase FtsK, which yields MARTTKKQKHPSATTSLSMVQYEIVVMVVLAFALFIMVSIYLNGGGIIGAFFRSFFFGLLGVGAYILPIGIFVASFMKAFNKGNKRLNMILLLSFLAIIFISITAHVIYVEFPQLFVRINDETTTAFFPSLTLYFKLSSSHHIAGGLIGGLIGDFFLKLLGKIATILVLIVIFLSIFIGITEKSIIVIIKKSYRFLVGAIKRFILFISAQLQNISTQREKQKEKQKEMKTLEQEAIQGLDASTNKEKKPENKKNVADLLKATIASVEDIPIDSEAIAEEPMFEDEANKNLYVEKESSDVMLQEESTQKTQKPKAVQQTSQASPTEELPAEEVNIEQEILSEIKKTPATYLKPPIELLKTNPLAKKQNDTTFLQESATKLEETLASFGVNAKVIDVSVGPSVTRYELQPSQGVKVSKIVNLSDDIALNLAASGIRIEAPIPGKSAVGIEVPNKDQAAVFFREVIDSDAFEKFPSKVAFALGKDISGKVVITDIGRMPHLLIAGATGSGKSVCINTLITSILYKSSPEDVKLLMIDPKVVELSIYNGIPHLLIPVVTDPKKAAGALNWAVQEMLDRYKLFAAANVRDIKSYNKMVLEKEEMKKLPQIVIIVDELADLMVAAAGDVEEAICRLAQMARAAGLHLIIATQRPSVDVITGLIKANIPSRIAFNVSSGVDSRTIIDMNGAEKLLGKGDMLFYPVGYQKPVRIQGAFISDKEVENIVSYLKERKKEDYDEKIMNQLNKAVSEEAKKSDDYDEIFEEALELCVKKQKASASMIQRSFRVGYNRAARILDQLHEAGYVGDDEGSKPRKMLLSEAEFEALKAKANAPESDAEQENEQLKSTEEMLSPTNE from the coding sequence ATGGCTCGAACAACAAAAAAACAAAAACATCCCTCCGCAACAACTTCGTTGAGTATGGTTCAATATGAAATTGTTGTCATGGTGGTCTTAGCTTTCGCATTATTTATAATGGTAAGCATATATCTTAATGGTGGTGGAATAATTGGTGCCTTTTTTCGGAGTTTTTTCTTTGGACTTCTTGGAGTAGGTGCTTATATTTTACCTATTGGTATCTTTGTTGCTTCTTTTATGAAAGCATTTAACAAAGGAAATAAACGGTTAAATATGATACTGTTGCTTTCATTTTTGGCAATCATATTTATATCAATAACAGCGCATGTCATTTATGTTGAGTTTCCACAATTATTTGTGCGCATTAATGATGAGACGACAACGGCGTTTTTTCCTTCATTAACACTGTATTTTAAATTGTCTTCCAGTCATCACATTGCGGGTGGACTTATTGGAGGGCTTATTGGAGATTTCTTTTTGAAGTTGCTTGGAAAAATTGCAACGATACTTGTCCTGATTGTTATTTTTCTGTCTATTTTTATAGGAATCACTGAAAAATCCATTATCGTTATCATTAAAAAATCATACCGTTTTCTTGTAGGTGCAATTAAGCGATTTATTTTATTCATCAGCGCACAGCTACAAAATATCAGCACACAACGAGAAAAGCAAAAAGAAAAACAAAAAGAGATGAAGACATTAGAACAAGAAGCAATCCAAGGCTTGGATGCATCTACAAATAAAGAGAAAAAACCAGAAAATAAAAAGAATGTTGCTGATTTATTAAAAGCAACGATTGCATCTGTAGAAGATATACCAATCGACTCAGAAGCAATCGCAGAAGAACCGATGTTTGAAGATGAAGCCAATAAGAATCTTTATGTTGAAAAAGAATCTTCCGATGTTATGCTTCAGGAAGAATCAACACAAAAAACACAAAAACCAAAAGCGGTTCAACAGACGTCGCAAGCGTCACCAACAGAAGAATTACCAGCAGAAGAAGTTAATATAGAACAAGAAATTCTTTCGGAAATTAAAAAAACACCGGCAACATATTTAAAACCACCGATTGAACTTCTTAAGACCAATCCTTTAGCGAAAAAACAGAATGATACTACGTTTTTACAAGAAAGTGCAACAAAATTAGAAGAAACATTAGCAAGCTTTGGTGTGAATGCCAAAGTGATTGATGTATCGGTAGGACCTTCGGTAACCCGCTATGAATTGCAGCCAAGTCAAGGGGTTAAAGTAAGTAAAATAGTGAATTTATCTGATGATATTGCTTTAAACCTTGCAGCATCTGGTATTCGAATCGAAGCGCCAATTCCAGGAAAGTCAGCTGTGGGAATTGAAGTACCTAATAAGGATCAAGCGGCAGTATTTTTTAGAGAAGTCATTGATAGCGACGCTTTTGAAAAATTCCCATCCAAAGTAGCTTTTGCACTTGGAAAAGATATTAGTGGTAAAGTTGTTATCACAGACATTGGACGAATGCCCCACTTGCTTATTGCGGGAGCAACAGGCTCTGGAAAATCCGTATGTATTAATACCCTTATTACTAGTATCTTATACAAATCCTCACCAGAGGATGTTAAACTCTTGATGATTGATCCTAAGGTGGTTGAGTTATCGATTTATAATGGTATTCCACATTTGTTAATCCCTGTCGTTACAGATCCAAAAAAAGCTGCGGGAGCATTAAACTGGGCAGTACAAGAAATGTTGGACCGATACAAGCTTTTTGCGGCAGCCAATGTTAGGGACATAAAAAGTTATAATAAGATGGTTCTTGAAAAAGAAGAAATGAAAAAGCTTCCTCAGATTGTGATTATTGTGGACGAGCTTGCCGACCTAATGGTTGCGGCAGCTGGAGATGTAGAAGAAGCTATTTGTCGCTTGGCACAAATGGCTCGTGCAGCAGGGTTGCATTTAATTATTGCAACACAACGCCCATCGGTGGATGTTATTACGGGACTCATCAAAGCAAATATTCCATCTCGAATTGCTTTTAATGTTTCTTCGGGTGTCGATTCACGAACGATCATCGATATGAATGGTGCCGAAAAACTCCTCGGAAAAGGGGACATGCTTTTTTATCCTGTTGGATATCAAAAGCCAGTACGTATTCAAGGTGCATTTATTTCAGATAAAGAAGTAGAAAACATAGTGAGCTACTTAAAAGAGCGGAAAAAAGAAGACTATGATGAAAAAATTATGAATCAACTTAATAAAGCCGTATCGGAAGAGGCTAAAAAATCAGATGATTATGATGAAATATTTGAAGAGGCATTGGAATTGTGCGTTAAAAAGCAAAAAGCATCTGCTTCAATGATTCAGCGAAGCTTTAGAGTCGGCTATAATCGAGCGGCACGAATTTTAGACCAGCTCCATGAAGCCGGATATGTAGGAGATGATGAAGGAAGCAAACCGCGTAAGATGTTACTAAGTGAAGCTGAGTTTGAAGCGTTAAAAGCCAAAGCAAATGCACCCGAGTCAGATGCGGAACAAGAGAATGAGCAGCTCAAAAGCACAGAGGAAATGTTATCACCAACGAATGAATAA
- the dapG gene encoding aspartate kinase: protein MEIIIQKFGGTSVATKENRQRVASIVKNTINQGKQVVVVVSAMGRIGEPYATDTLMSLIGHQQAMVSPKEKDLLISTGEIISTVVMSNTLRQEGIESLAVTGGEAGIITTDQYNNAEIIGIAPEYLKALLEKKIVPVIAGFQGRTPQYNVTTIGRGGSDTTASVIGEALNAKCVEIYTDVNGIMTADPKYCNQAKSIQMISYDEVFQMADSGAKVIHKGAVEIAKRSGIPLIIKNTFSNHNGTQITHYDTLNTGEIDANKVITGIAHRVERIQFTINGSFDTDAFYNALAQKKISIDIINIFPDHSVFTTELSSEAAAIEVITSFDLSYSLIRDCAKVTVIGERMTGVPGVMAQIIHALKQEQIEILQTADSLSTIACLVYEKDMEKAIMALHQAFNL, encoded by the coding sequence ATGGAAATAATCATACAAAAATTTGGCGGAACAAGTGTTGCAACAAAGGAGAATCGACAACGTGTTGCATCCATTGTTAAAAATACAATAAATCAAGGAAAACAGGTCGTTGTGGTGGTTTCTGCAATGGGAAGAATTGGAGAACCTTATGCAACCGATACGCTTATGTCCCTTATTGGTCATCAACAGGCCATGGTTAGTCCAAAGGAAAAAGATCTATTAATAAGCACAGGTGAAATCATATCCACTGTGGTTATGTCCAATACATTAAGACAAGAAGGTATAGAATCTCTTGCGGTTACTGGTGGTGAAGCGGGGATTATTACAACGGATCAATATAACAATGCAGAGATTATAGGTATTGCCCCTGAATATTTGAAGGCTTTGTTGGAGAAAAAGATTGTCCCTGTAATTGCTGGTTTTCAAGGCAGAACACCCCAATATAATGTGACAACAATTGGCCGAGGAGGCTCAGATACAACGGCTTCGGTTATTGGGGAGGCATTAAATGCAAAATGTGTTGAAATATATACGGATGTTAATGGCATTATGACAGCCGACCCTAAATACTGCAATCAGGCAAAATCTATTCAAATGATTAGCTATGATGAAGTGTTTCAGATGGCAGATTCTGGTGCAAAGGTCATACATAAGGGGGCTGTAGAAATTGCAAAACGCTCAGGGATCCCCTTGATTATCAAGAATACTTTTTCTAACCATAATGGTACGCAGATTACCCACTATGATACACTAAACACTGGAGAAATCGATGCAAATAAAGTAATCACAGGAATTGCGCATCGTGTTGAACGAATACAATTTACAATTAATGGATCATTTGATACGGATGCTTTTTATAATGCATTGGCACAGAAAAAAATCTCCATTGATATTATAAATATTTTTCCGGATCATAGTGTGTTTACAACGGAACTAAGCAGTGAAGCTGCAGCTATTGAGGTCATCACATCCTTTGACTTATCATATAGCCTTATTCGTGACTGCGCTAAAGTAACCGTCATTGGTGAGCGCATGACAGGGGTTCCAGGGGTTATGGCTCAGATTATTCATGCACTAAAACAAGAACAGATAGAAATTTTACAAACAGCAGACTCATTAAGTACGATTGCATGTTTGGTTTATGAAAAAGACATGGAAAAAGCAATTATGGCTTTACACCAGGCTTTTAATTTGTAA
- a CDS encoding CBS and ACT domain-containing protein, with amino-acid sequence MYVGNKMITDIISVSPDASISQAFQKMHERGVSQLPVVQNGKLVGLITETLLSEFTPSKATTLSIYELNYILGKTKVDSIMEKDVITCSEDMLIEEVAKIMNANDINMVPVINDNQTLVGIISRSDIIESFIEITGAMDPGGSRITINSKDEAGKLAEISSIIKDYGVNITHLTSFKNASTDNAEIIIRLNTQDVTPIIQALENKGYEIIRIDHN; translated from the coding sequence ATGTATGTAGGCAATAAAATGATTACAGATATTATCTCGGTATCCCCGGACGCTTCGATTTCCCAAGCATTTCAAAAAATGCACGAACGCGGTGTCAGTCAACTTCCAGTTGTTCAAAACGGAAAACTTGTCGGATTAATTACCGAAACTTTATTAAGTGAATTCACACCTTCAAAAGCAACTACACTTAGCATTTACGAATTAAACTATATCTTAGGTAAAACCAAGGTTGACTCTATTATGGAAAAAGATGTCATCACCTGTTCTGAAGATATGTTAATCGAAGAAGTTGCAAAAATTATGAATGCCAATGATATTAACATGGTTCCTGTTATTAATGACAACCAAACTTTAGTTGGAATCATTTCTCGATCTGATATTATTGAATCCTTTATTGAAATCACAGGCGCTATGGATCCAGGTGGATCTCGCATCACAATTAATTCAAAAGATGAAGCCGGTAAGCTTGCTGAGATTTCTTCTATTATTAAAGACTATGGTGTAAATATTACCCACTTAACAAGTTTTAAAAACGCTTCAACAGATAACGCCGAAATCATCATTCGACTTAATACTCAAGATGTAACGCCAATTATACAAGCGCTTGAAAACAAAGGGTATGAAATCATACGTATTGACCATAATTAA
- a CDS encoding ABC transporter ATP-binding protein encodes MLTVTDLDVYYGAIHAIKSMNFKVKKGEIVSLIGANGAGKTTTLHAISGLVKPKTGSIKLHDEELTAVAADQIVYKGLAQVPEGRRVFSQMSVYENLVMGAFSRKDKKEIEENIEKMYLRFPRLKERHKQLSGTMSGGEQQMLAIARALMSKPDILLMDEPSMGLAPILVDEIFSIIEETNALGTTILLVEQNAHKALSISNRAYVLETGKVIIEGDAKELLDDDRVRQAYLG; translated from the coding sequence ATGTTAACAGTTACTGATTTAGACGTATATTATGGGGCAATACATGCAATTAAATCCATGAACTTTAAGGTGAAAAAAGGAGAAATTGTTAGTTTGATTGGGGCAAATGGTGCCGGAAAGACGACGACACTCCATGCGATTAGTGGTTTGGTTAAACCTAAAACAGGTTCAATAAAATTACACGATGAAGAGTTGACTGCTGTGGCAGCAGATCAAATTGTATATAAAGGGCTAGCACAAGTGCCTGAAGGACGACGGGTGTTTTCACAAATGTCCGTATATGAAAATCTTGTTATGGGCGCTTTTTCACGTAAAGATAAAAAAGAAATTGAAGAAAATATCGAAAAAATGTATCTTCGTTTTCCACGGTTAAAAGAGCGACACAAACAGTTGTCTGGAACAATGAGTGGAGGCGAACAACAAATGCTGGCGATTGCCCGTGCGTTAATGAGCAAACCGGATATTTTGCTTATGGATGAACCTTCTATGGGGCTGGCTCCGATTTTAGTTGATGAGATCTTTAGTATTATTGAAGAAACCAATGCGTTAGGAACCACTATTCTTTTGGTAGAGCAAAATGCACATAAAGCATTATCCATCTCCAATCGTGCTTACGTATTAGAAACAGGCAAAGTTATTATTGAAGGTGATGCAAAAGAGTTACTTGATGATGATAGGGTGCGTCAAGCATACTTAGGATAG
- a CDS encoding ABC transporter ATP-binding protein, protein MSLLQTKDIGITFGGLRAVSNFDVTIEKGELVGLIGPNGAGKTTIFNMLTGVYQPTEGEIYIDGQLANGKKPYQIVNLGLGRTFQNIRLFSDLSVLENIKIAFHKDMKYTTFEGIFRLPRYWKEEESIHEKALELLKLFNMESDAHNLAKNLPYGKQRKLEICRALATDPKLLLLDEPAAGMNPQETKELMETIHFIRDKFKITILLIEHDMNLVMGICERLVVIDYGMIIAKGSPDEIKNNSKVIEAYLGS, encoded by the coding sequence ATGAGTTTGTTGCAAACAAAAGATATTGGAATTACATTTGGTGGTTTACGAGCAGTTAGTAATTTTGATGTGACGATTGAAAAAGGAGAACTTGTTGGTCTTATTGGACCCAATGGTGCAGGTAAAACCACTATTTTTAATATGTTAACCGGAGTTTATCAGCCGACAGAAGGTGAAATATATATTGACGGACAATTGGCAAATGGGAAAAAACCATATCAAATTGTAAATCTAGGCCTTGGGCGAACCTTTCAAAACATACGGTTATTTTCGGATTTATCTGTATTAGAAAATATTAAAATTGCTTTTCATAAAGATATGAAATATACAACATTTGAAGGTATCTTTCGGCTTCCAAGATATTGGAAAGAAGAAGAGAGTATTCATGAAAAAGCGTTAGAACTACTGAAATTGTTTAATATGGAATCAGATGCACATAATTTAGCTAAAAATCTACCCTATGGAAAACAACGTAAACTAGAGATTTGTCGAGCGTTAGCTACAGATCCAAAGTTGCTACTGTTAGATGAACCTGCAGCGGGTATGAATCCGCAAGAAACAAAAGAATTGATGGAAACCATTCACTTTATTCGTGATAAATTCAAGATCACCATCCTATTGATTGAACATGATATGAATCTTGTTATGGGAATATGTGAGCGGTTAGTTGTTATCGATTATGGTATGATTATTGCAAAAGGCTCTCCGGATGAGATTAAAAACAACTCAAAAGTCATCGAAGCATACTTAGGCAGTTAG
- a CDS encoding branched-chain amino acid ABC transporter permease, with protein MKSFAKKYGVNIIAIVISYLILFFAMQMNMINSYFEGVMIFAMINIIVAIGLNIATGFLGELALGHAGFMALGAYSAALFVKTIALPDTLALIAGILVGGMVAGLFGLIIGIPALRLRGDYLAIVTLGFGEMIRYTIINLRPLTGGASGLRGIPKITSLMDVFVVLVIVTAFAFLFIRSRHGRAIIAIRENEIAAESIGVPTTFYKVYAFFVSAFIAGVGGACFGMYQQYLTPDKFKFMFSVELFIIVVFGGMGSITGTIVAGIFLATLAEFLYSYEELRLLIYAVLLILLMIFKSDGLLGRSEFSLVKTPERIRALIIKIKNKFGKGVA; from the coding sequence ATGAAAAGTTTTGCTAAAAAATATGGAGTAAATATTATTGCTATTGTGATTTCATATCTTATCCTTTTCTTTGCAATGCAAATGAATATGATCAACAGTTACTTTGAAGGTGTCATGATTTTTGCGATGATTAACATTATTGTTGCTATCGGCTTAAATATAGCCACCGGATTTTTAGGAGAATTAGCACTTGGTCATGCAGGATTCATGGCTTTAGGAGCATACTCAGCAGCGTTATTTGTGAAGACAATAGCACTGCCAGATACTTTAGCCTTGATTGCTGGAATTCTTGTAGGAGGAATGGTAGCGGGGCTGTTTGGGTTGATTATTGGTATCCCAGCACTCCGATTAAGAGGAGATTATCTTGCCATCGTTACACTAGGTTTTGGTGAAATGATTCGTTATACAATCATTAACTTACGCCCCCTTACTGGTGGTGCGTCAGGTCTTCGAGGAATCCCTAAAATCACATCGCTAATGGATGTATTTGTTGTGCTTGTTATTGTCACTGCATTTGCATTTTTGTTTATCCGCTCACGTCATGGTCGAGCAATTATTGCTATTCGAGAAAATGAGATTGCAGCTGAATCTATCGGCGTTCCAACCACTTTTTATAAAGTTTATGCATTTTTTGTATCAGCATTTATTGCAGGGGTTGGTGGCGCTTGCTTTGGGATGTATCAACAATACTTAACCCCAGATAAGTTTAAATTTATGTTCTCGGTAGAGTTATTTATTATTGTTGTCTTTGGAGGAATGGGTTCCATTACAGGAACTATTGTTGCAGGAATCTTTTTGGCAACGTTGGCTGAATTTTTGTATAGTTATGAAGAACTGCGCTTACTTATATATGCAGTCTTATTAATCTTACTCATGATTTTCAAATCCGATGGCTTGTTGGGACGATCTGAGTTTTCTTTAGTCAAAACACCAGAGCGTATTAGAGCCCTTATCATCAAAATAAAAAATAAATTTGGAAAAGGGGTGGCCTAA
- a CDS encoding branched-chain amino acid ABC transporter permease — MTQFLDQIINSLNVGSIYALIALGYTMVYGIVKLINFAHGEILMIGAFVGYFLATTFSMSLIPLLLLSMLACALIGMAIDRIAYKPLRSAPRISALITALGMSMFLSNLFKYLFGASDKIMPPVKLIGNIDLPDITILTMTITILCMIALEYTVKKTKAGQAMRAVSEDRDAAQLMGINVDRTISLTFAIGSALGAVGGVLYALNYGNLEPYMGVMPGLKAFVAAVLGGIGIIPGAMVGGFVIGAIETFVKGYISSSWANVFVFGVLIIVLLVKPTGLFGKNVKEKV, encoded by the coding sequence ATGACACAGTTTTTAGATCAAATAATTAATAGTCTCAATGTAGGAAGTATTTATGCTTTGATCGCATTAGGATATACCATGGTATATGGAATTGTAAAATTAATTAACTTTGCTCATGGTGAAATTTTGATGATTGGAGCTTTTGTGGGATATTTTTTGGCAACGACCTTTTCCATGTCATTAATACCGTTGCTTTTACTTTCCATGCTTGCTTGTGCCTTGATAGGTATGGCCATTGACCGGATTGCCTATAAGCCACTGCGTTCAGCACCACGTATATCCGCTTTGATAACCGCTTTAGGAATGAGTATGTTCTTGTCCAACCTATTTAAATATTTGTTTGGTGCATCGGATAAAATCATGCCACCGGTTAAGCTTATCGGTAACATTGATCTTCCCGACATTACAATTTTAACAATGACAATTACCATACTTTGTATGATTGCTTTAGAGTATACTGTCAAAAAAACAAAAGCAGGACAAGCCATGAGGGCTGTATCAGAAGACCGTGATGCTGCGCAGCTTATGGGAATTAATGTGGATAGAACGATTTCGCTGACTTTTGCAATTGGTTCGGCTTTAGGGGCTGTTGGCGGTGTATTATATGCGCTTAACTATGGAAACCTTGAGCCTTATATGGGTGTTATGCCCGGACTAAAAGCGTTTGTAGCGGCTGTGTTAGGCGGTATTGGAATAATTCCGGGAGCTATGGTCGGCGGTTTTGTTATCGGGGCGATAGAAACCTTTGTTAAAGGATATATTAGTTCGAGTTGGGCAAATGTATTTGTCTTTGGAGTGCTTATTATTGTGCTTTTAGTAAAACCCACAGGACTATTTGGCAAGAACGTTAAAGAGAAAGTGTAG